From Arcticibacter tournemirensis, one genomic window encodes:
- a CDS encoding RagB/SusD family nutrient uptake outer membrane protein — MNKILYFRLCVALVLILSACDSYLDRQPLGGPSDENYFTNQDELILAVNGIYAANNYAPLDNMPVNICIDNGTDIGWDRNNSSLQSLGKGNHDSNNGFAISVWTNAYITIARCNNILDNAGRVKDKTNAAIFARSIAEARFMRAFTYQYLIDYFGGVPLVTHLLDLAGSQVPKSSKEEVLDFILSELDAAAPDLPLSYSGSDVGRATRGAAFAVKARAALYGGKWDIAAEAAKTVMNLNVYNLHNDFKALFSYAGENSREIIFALQFLKASKTKTHSTPNNLLSRNALGFSNKVPSQSLVDSYACTDGLDIDKSPLYDPAHPFQNRDPRLGYTIAVPGSTFFNFQFETHRDSVKCWNYNNTPATRIDNQDALNAFATFTGYCWKKYVDLQDKDDRANSELNVTQIRYAEVLLVYAEAMIEANKIDATVYDAINQVRQRPGVNMPAITAGKTQSEMRSLVRKERLYELAMEGFRLSDIRRWKIAEQVMNGSFYGRIQRGLLASAPAIDNNGTPNYSNVPNKDQLRVIEVRKFNPDRDYLWPIPNIEIVTNSNLVQNPNY; from the coding sequence ATGAACAAGATTTTATATTTCCGGCTTTGCGTAGCGCTTGTACTGATTTTGTCAGCCTGCGACAGCTATCTGGACCGTCAGCCACTCGGCGGTCCTTCAGATGAAAACTATTTTACGAACCAGGACGAGCTTATTCTTGCAGTGAACGGTATTTACGCTGCTAACAATTATGCGCCTCTTGATAATATGCCTGTTAATATATGTATCGACAATGGCACCGATATTGGATGGGACCGCAACAACAGCTCTCTTCAAAGTCTGGGAAAAGGTAACCACGACAGCAATAATGGCTTTGCTATTTCTGTATGGACAAATGCCTATATCACCATTGCGAGATGTAATAATATACTGGACAACGCCGGTAGGGTGAAAGATAAGACCAATGCAGCCATTTTCGCACGTTCCATTGCAGAAGCACGGTTTATGAGGGCTTTCACTTACCAGTACCTCATCGACTATTTCGGAGGTGTGCCTCTGGTTACTCACTTGCTCGACCTTGCCGGTTCACAGGTCCCCAAAAGTTCGAAGGAGGAAGTGCTTGATTTTATTTTATCTGAACTCGACGCAGCAGCGCCAGATTTGCCGTTGAGCTACTCTGGAAGCGATGTAGGAAGAGCTACACGCGGGGCCGCCTTTGCTGTAAAAGCCCGCGCAGCACTGTATGGAGGAAAATGGGACATCGCCGCTGAAGCCGCAAAAACTGTGATGAACCTCAACGTCTACAACTTGCACAATGACTTTAAAGCCCTGTTTTCATATGCCGGTGAAAACTCCAGAGAGATCATCTTTGCACTGCAGTTTCTTAAAGCCTCGAAAACCAAAACGCACTCCACTCCAAACAACCTTCTGTCGAGAAACGCACTTGGCTTCTCAAACAAAGTACCTTCCCAGTCTCTTGTCGATTCATACGCATGTACCGACGGACTTGACATCGACAAATCGCCTCTCTATGACCCCGCACATCCTTTTCAGAACCGCGACCCTCGCTTAGGCTATACCATTGCTGTTCCGGGCTCCACCTTCTTCAATTTTCAGTTTGAAACGCACCGCGACAGTGTGAAGTGCTGGAATTACAACAACACACCGGCGACAAGGATAGACAATCAGGATGCATTGAATGCTTTTGCTACGTTCACAGGCTATTGCTGGAAGAAGTACGTCGACCTCCAGGATAAGGACGATCGTGCAAACTCTGAACTGAACGTTACTCAGATTCGCTATGCCGAAGTATTGTTAGTCTATGCTGAAGCGATGATTGAGGCCAATAAGATTGATGCCACTGTATACGATGCTATTAACCAGGTGAGGCAGCGCCCGGGAGTGAACATGCCTGCAATTACTGCCGGAAAGACTCAATCAGAAATGCGTTCGCTTGTCCGTAAAGAGCGTTTATACGAGCTGGCAATGGAAGGATTCCGTTTGTCAGACATCAGACGGTGGAAAATAGCGGAACAGGTGATGAATGGGTCTTTTTACGGCAGGATACAGCGAGGTCTGCTGGCTTCCGCTCCGGCCATTGACAACAACGGCACTCCCAATTATAGTAATGTTCCAAACAAAGACCAGCTTCGTGTAATTGAAGTACGTAAGTTTAATCCCGACAGGGATTATCTCTGGCCCATTCCGAACATCGAGATCGTTACAAACTCAAACCTTGTTCAAAATCCCAACTATTAA
- a CDS encoding FAD-dependent oxidoreductase codes for MKFITTKSFILLLVGAVFFCSPPAAAATVEYDVCVYGGTSAGVIAAYSAAKYGKKVVLIEPGHHLGGMSSGGLGYTDIGNKYVVTGLARDFYRRIGQHYGKFEQWIFEPKVAEALFQDYVRRGGFKVLFNHRLKGVSKDVNVIKVLNVENTEAGAALPGLGIKAKIFIDCSYEGDLMAAAGVSYTVGREPNSQYNETYNGVQLMDGHQIPDGVDPYVTPGRPESGLLWGIRPGALQPEGTGDHKVQAYNFRICLTDKPENRIPITKPANYDPAKYQLLLRLMARKPWKNLNDGFIISRMPNGKTDINNRGGFSTDMIGENWKYPEAGYAERKKIIKAHVDYSKGLLYFIGNDPAVPEHLRNEMKQWGYPKDEYTDNGHWSPQLYVREARRMVGELVMTQHHCEGKEVVPDGVGMAAYTMDSHNCDRLVVNGFAKNEGNVEIGGFGPYPVSYRSIVPKEREAANLFVPVCLSASHIAYGSIRMEPVFMVLAQVAAVAGCEAIDKGTSVQKVEVEQVNRLLKENPLCDGSVPEILIDNQNAGLVSMSGTWNKHTYGGYGPDFLVSEQKQGEETFVEFKTTVVSKGTYSVYAYVPKLPDIAAEIPVVLFDGKSRRNLSIHTAELEVQGQTSGEWTKLGDFKLDNNNKVSVKIIAGSAMTVADAVLLVPKTD; via the coding sequence ATGAAATTCATTACAACTAAAAGCTTCATATTGTTACTGGTCGGAGCAGTGTTCTTTTGCAGTCCCCCCGCAGCTGCTGCAACGGTGGAATATGATGTTTGCGTATACGGCGGTACATCAGCTGGCGTTATAGCGGCCTATAGTGCGGCGAAATATGGTAAGAAAGTAGTGCTTATAGAGCCAGGACATCACCTCGGAGGCATGAGCTCCGGGGGACTAGGATATACCGATATCGGAAATAAGTATGTAGTCACGGGACTTGCACGCGATTTTTACAGGCGGATCGGCCAGCACTATGGCAAGTTTGAGCAATGGATATTTGAACCAAAAGTAGCCGAAGCGCTATTTCAGGATTACGTGAGAAGAGGAGGCTTTAAAGTTCTTTTCAACCACCGACTGAAGGGTGTAAGCAAAGACGTTAACGTCATAAAGGTATTGAATGTGGAGAATACGGAAGCAGGGGCGGCGCTTCCGGGCCTCGGCATCAAAGCTAAAATATTTATCGACTGCAGTTACGAGGGCGATTTAATGGCAGCGGCTGGTGTGTCGTACACGGTAGGGCGCGAACCTAATAGTCAATATAATGAGACTTATAACGGCGTGCAACTGATGGATGGTCATCAAATACCCGATGGTGTGGATCCTTATGTTACTCCCGGTAGACCCGAAAGCGGCTTGCTCTGGGGTATACGCCCGGGCGCCCTTCAGCCAGAAGGAACGGGCGACCACAAAGTGCAGGCATATAATTTCCGCATTTGTCTTACAGACAAGCCTGAGAATCGTATTCCAATAACGAAGCCTGCCAATTATGATCCTGCTAAATATCAGCTCCTGCTAAGGCTTATGGCCCGCAAGCCCTGGAAAAACCTGAACGACGGATTTATCATCAGCAGAATGCCTAACGGAAAGACTGACATTAACAACAGGGGAGGTTTTTCAACCGACATGATCGGTGAAAACTGGAAATATCCCGAGGCTGGCTATGCAGAACGAAAGAAAATCATAAAAGCTCATGTCGATTATAGCAAAGGACTCTTGTATTTCATAGGGAACGACCCGGCGGTACCGGAGCATTTGAGGAATGAAATGAAACAATGGGGATATCCCAAAGATGAATACACCGACAATGGCCATTGGTCGCCGCAGCTGTACGTGAGAGAGGCCCGCCGCATGGTTGGAGAGCTGGTGATGACGCAGCACCACTGCGAAGGGAAGGAAGTAGTGCCCGACGGGGTTGGAATGGCTGCCTATACAATGGACTCACACAATTGTGACCGCCTGGTAGTAAACGGTTTTGCGAAGAATGAGGGTAATGTTGAAATAGGGGGATTCGGCCCCTATCCGGTATCTTACAGATCGATTGTTCCGAAAGAGCGTGAGGCTGCCAATCTGTTTGTGCCTGTATGCCTTTCTGCTTCGCATATAGCTTATGGCTCGATACGCATGGAACCGGTGTTTATGGTGCTTGCCCAGGTAGCGGCGGTAGCGGGCTGCGAAGCAATTGATAAAGGGACCAGTGTGCAAAAGGTAGAAGTGGAGCAGGTAAACAGGCTGCTGAAAGAAAATCCTCTTTGTGATGGCAGTGTCCCTGAAATATTGATAGATAACCAGAATGCGGGGCTTGTAAGCATGTCGGGAACATGGAACAAGCACACATATGGTGGTTACGGCCCCGACTTTCTTGTTTCAGAACAGAAGCAGGGGGAAGAAACTTTTGTCGAGTTTAAGACCACTGTAGTATCGAAAGGAACCTACTCGGTCTATGCCTATGTTCCGAAACTTCCGGACATTGCCGCTGAGATACCGGTAGTTTTATTCGACGGGAAGAGCCGGCGCAACTTAAGTATTCACACAGCCGAGCTGGAGGTTCAGGGGCAGACATCAGGTGAGTGGACTAAACTGGGTGATTTTAAGTTGGATAACAACAATAAAGTGTCTGTAAAGATTATTGCCGGGAGCGCTATGACGGTAGCTGATGCGGTGTTGCTCGTTCCAAAAACAGACTAA